From Theileria orientalis strain Shintoku DNA, chromosome 4, complete genome, the proteins below share one genomic window:
- a CDS encoding tubulin polymerization-promoting protein, which yields MTGFIKYLEDNCNYSSNPFLVNAVDASLNKSSARSSRSSRRDPEHARLLYKEDTHSGPAHNFDHVASALAKYDLAAVSKDLKPLLNADDGRLRQQSLRERLRRGELFLTTDGLPSGPNAFEASSPKRRDVFERLTDHRFYTGIHRERFDENGRGRGMAGRENLYLFDGSTESFSRVHEVYSSALPRARPPVSSRVPVRKFGLQVSAPKLMWLYRNGDKHHDGLPFYLRPFIKSMQVLHVEIGKVSVIHQFTQQHYYLFIIIVFCSLSLLLVY from the exons ATGACTGGATTCATAAAGTATCTGGAAGATAACTGTAACTACAGCTCAAATCCATtc CTCGTCAACGCAGTCGACGCGAGTTTGAACAAAAGTTCCGCTCGGAGCTCACGGAGCTCCCGGAGAGATCCGGAGCACGCCCGACTGCTTTACAAGGAGGACACACATTCGGGGCCAGCGCACAACTTTGACCACGTGGCCTCGGCGTTAGCAAAGTACGACTTGGCTGCGGTGTCAAAGGACTTGAAACCGCTTTTGAACGCGGACGACGGGCGACTGAGACAGCAGTCGCTGCGGGAGCGCCTCAGGCGAGGCGAGCTTTTTTTGACCACGGACGGCCTCCCGAGTGGGCCCAACGCTTTCGAGGCCTCCTCTCCGAAGAGGAGAGATGTGTTTGAGCGTCTGACTGACCACCGGTTTTACACCGGCATCCACAGGGAGCGTTTCGACGAGAACGGGAGGGGTCGTGGCATGGCTGGCCGCGAGAACCTTTATCTGTTCGACGGGAGCACCGAGTCCTTCAGCCGCGTCCACGAGGTGTACTCGTCGGCGCTGCCCAGGGCCAGGCCTCCGGTGTCCTCGAGGGTGCCTGTGCGCAAGTTCGGGCTTCAGGTGTCCGCCCCCAAGCTAATGTGGCTCTATCGCAACGGGGACAAACACCACGACGGGCTCCCGTTTTACCTGCGGCCGTTTATAAAATCGATGCAGGTGCTGCACGTTGAGATCGGAAAGGTGAGTGTAATCCACCAATTTACTCAGCAACATTACTACTTgttcattattattgtcTTTTGTTCACTATCACTACTACTTGTTTACTGA